A single window of Magnetococcus marinus MC-1 DNA harbors:
- the rsmG gene encoding 16S rRNA (guanine(527)-N(7))-methyltransferase RsmG — MLQLVGVDMDVISVDPYSDEKLAEFVSELLLWNKKINLIGKSTEKSIWSRHIAESLILLPYVQGSTVLDMGTGAGLPGLPLQIVSGSNIEMHLVEKDQKKVSFLKHVSANLNLKNIRIYNKQFTEKGFDGAPLVNVVTSRALAEINQLVAWADPCLVNGGSLVLIKGPVCKAELEKFEESDLSDKYENGEIVEYKIDSHDVNIVIIKKK; from the coding sequence ATGTTGCAATTGGTGGGTGTAGATATGGATGTCATATCAGTTGACCCATATTCTGATGAGAAACTTGCTGAGTTTGTGAGTGAGCTGCTTCTTTGGAACAAAAAAATCAATTTAATAGGAAAGAGCACGGAAAAATCTATATGGAGTCGTCATATTGCTGAGTCGCTCATATTATTACCTTATGTTCAGGGTAGTACGGTTTTAGATATGGGTACTGGTGCTGGTCTGCCAGGTTTACCGCTTCAAATTGTGTCTGGTAGTAATATTGAAATGCACCTTGTTGAAAAGGACCAAAAGAAGGTAAGTTTCCTTAAGCATGTGAGCGCAAATTTAAATTTAAAAAACATACGCATTTATAATAAACAATTTACTGAAAAAGGGTTTGATGGTGCACCGCTCGTCAATGTTGTAACGTCACGAGCCTTAGCGGAAATTAACCAGCTAGTCGCTTGGGCTGATCCATGTTTAGTAAATGGCGGAAGTCTTGTACTAATAAAAGGTCCTGTATGTAAGGCTGAATTAGAAAAATTTGAAGAGAGTGATCTGTCAGATAAATATGAAAATGGAGAAATCGTTGAGTATAAAATTGATAGCCATGATGTAAATATCGTTATTATTAAAAAGAAATAA